GCTCAGGTGAGTTAATCACTTTACTAGTTGAGGAGCATGGAAAAGGAGTATATTTGGATATCGCTCATGGTGGGGATGATATCGAGTATCCGGCGAAGCCTGGAGAACGTATTATGCTCCACTGCTCAGCCGTTGGTAAATTAATCCTCGCCCATATGACTAAGTCTGAGGTAAACCAAATAATAGATTACTATGGGTTACCCGCCCAAACTGAAAATACGATTACTGAGTCTGAGGAACTCTTTGAGGAACTAGCTGAAATTCGAACTACAGATATTGCTTATGATCGTCAGGAATTTAGAAACGGACTCAAAAGTGTTGGTGCACCAATCACAGAAACGAATGGTGAGGTCATCGGCTCTGTGAGTATCGCGGGTCCAATCCATCGTATGAATGAGAACCGAATAAACGATGAACTGAAACCGCTACTCAAGCAATCGATCAGTGTCATCGAATTGAACCTGAACGAGCCAAACGTCCACCGATGAGTTGTAAGAGGTATGTATATTCGTCTTCAGTTTAGCGAAGAACCAGCAGACAGCAGTTGCTAATCGGCGTAGCTTTCCGAGAGGAATGAGGAGACTGCTGTGTGCACCAACAAGCCTCTTCACGTCGGATAGAGCGTCGCCTTAATAGCCTCTTTCCCTCTTTGATGCTGGAAGACCACGCCGAGGAGGTCGGCTTGGTCGAACGCAACCGAAAGCTCCAGATGCCACCGCTGGTCTGGTCGCTCGTATTCGGCTTTGCCACCGGCGAGAGTCGCTCTCTTGCTGACTTCCGGCGCAGCTACAACTCCACAGCTGACGACACACTCTGTCCAAGTGGCTTCTACCAACAGTTGACACCAGAACTCGCGGAGTATCTGAGTGACCTCGTCGAGGCCGCGCTCGACGAGGTCACGGTTCCAGACACGACTTCCCGAGAGATCGACCGCTTTCGGGACATTATCAGTGCAGACGGCACTGTCCTGCGATTGCACGAACTGCTTGCCGACGACTTCGAAGGCCGCAAAGAGGAGCAGACTGGAGCACGGCTCCACCTGCTCCATAACATCACCGAGCAAACCATCGACGACTACAGCGTTACCGACGAGAAAACCCACGACAGCACGCAATTCGACACAGGACCGTGGCTCGAAGATCGCCTCGTTCTGTTTGGTCGGGCGTACCTCTCCTACCGCCGTTTCGCGCTAATCGACGAGAACGGCGGCTACTTCGTGACCCCATTGAAAGACAACGCTAAGCCGGTGATAACGGAGGAACTACGGGAATGGCGTGGCGACGCCATTCCCTTGGAAGGCGAACAGATTCACGATGTCACGGAGGACCTCTATCGCCAGTACATCGACGTAGAGGTCGAAGTTGAGTTTGAGCGCCGTGCGTACGCGGGAGAGCAATCGGAAGACAGCAAGCGGTTCCGAGTCGTCGGCGTCCGTGACGAGGGCGCCGACGACCGCGACTATGAGTTGTACATCACGAACGTTCCCAGAGAAGAATTTCTCCCCGATGAGCTAGCGACGATTTACAGCTGTAGGTGGGAGACGGAGTTGTTATTCCGCGAACTGAAGACACAGTACGAATTGGACGAGTTCGACACGATCAAGAAACACGTCGTCGAGATTCTGCTGTATGCAG
The Halalkaliarchaeum desulfuricum DNA segment above includes these coding regions:
- a CDS encoding IclR family transcriptional regulator, giving the protein MHEAANPVKTLKTTEEIINAIENLEGGSVSQIATYTDRPPSIVHNHLDTLRDLEYVVKNEGEYDLGLKFLQRGEESRYRNSLYIAAADEVKRLAESSGELITLLVEEHGKGVYLDIAHGGDDIEYPAKPGERIMLHCSAVGKLILAHMTKSEVNQIIDYYGLPAQTENTITESEELFEELAEIRTTDIAYDRQEFRNGLKSVGAPITETNGEVIGSVSIAGPIHRMNENRINDELKPLLKQSISVIELNLNEPNVHR
- a CDS encoding IS4 family transposase gives rise to the protein MERRLNSLFPSLMLEDHAEEVGLVERNRKLQMPPLVWSLVFGFATGESRSLADFRRSYNSTADDTLCPSGFYQQLTPELAEYLSDLVEAALDEVTVPDTTSREIDRFRDIISADGTVLRLHELLADDFEGRKEEQTGARLHLLHNITEQTIDDYSVTDEKTHDSTQFDTGPWLEDRLVLFGRAYLSYRRFALIDENGGYFVTPLKDNAKPVITEELREWRGDAIPLEGEQIHDVTEDLYRQYIDVEVEVEFERRAYAGEQSEDSKRFRVVGVRDEGADDRDYELYITNVPREEFLPDELATIYSCRWETELLFRELKTQYELDEFDTIKKHVVEILLYAAILSLLVSQELLALLTEHASAEIVFPPERWAATLRSHAQLLLYRLGDYLGYSPPPLLDRLVKEAQKIHQERQTLQEELVTAMQPTAEA